One window of Paenibacillus sp. FSL K6-3182 genomic DNA carries:
- a CDS encoding glyoxalase superfamily protein, whose product MMTFHMKSTVPILRIFDEAKARDFYFNFLEFKCDWEHRFEPDLPLYMQISNGDCVIHLSEHYGDSTPGSAIRIEVDNAKALQEHLLAKKYNFARPGFDEEWNQVSITDPFGNRLHFYSAKTEEIS is encoded by the coding sequence ATGATGACTTTTCATATGAAATCAACCGTACCGATTCTTCGCATTTTTGATGAAGCAAAAGCACGAGACTTTTATTTCAATTTCTTGGAATTTAAATGCGATTGGGAGCATCGTTTTGAGCCAGACTTGCCGCTCTACATGCAAATCTCTAATGGCGATTGTGTCATCCATTTATCGGAGCATTATGGCGATAGTACGCCTGGTTCAGCAATCCGCATTGAAGTCGACAATGCCAAGGCGCTTCAAGAGCATTTGTTAGCCAAAAAATATAATTTCGCTAGACCAGGCTTTGATGAAGAATGGAATCAAGTGAGCATTACAGATCCATTTGGAAATCGTCTGCACTTTTATTCTGCTAAGACTGAGGAAATTAGTTAG